A stretch of the Streptomyces sp. NBC_01428 genome encodes the following:
- a CDS encoding FMN-binding glutamate synthase family protein, with product MLKIRLVVLLTLLTAGALVAAVLVSPWYACAAGPLLLVSAVAVHDLVQRRHSVLRNYPVLGHLRFALEALRPELQQYFIERNFDGRPFDRDTRSIVYERAKGTAAEEPFGTELDLYRTGSEYLTPSMAPCPVPEDVPRVRIGGPDCTQPYDMALLNVSAMSFGSLSANAVLALNTGARLGGFAHDTGEGGLSAYHLRPGGDLVWEIGTGYFGCRTDDGGFDERKFAEKAAHEQVKCVSLKISQGAKPGIGGVLPGAKVNAEIAEVRGVPRGQTVTSPPFHRVYSTPRELVRFLGRMRELAGGKPVGFKLCVGSRREFLAVCKAMLEEGVTPDFIIVDGAEGGTGAAPLEFADNVGLPLGEGLMTVHNALVGVGLRDRVKVGASGKVATGSDLVKRLAQGADYTNAARAMMFAIGCIQAQRCHTNTCPVGVATQDERRGRAVDVEDKSRRVQRYQEATVKSALQIMAAMGVDEPHGLRPHMLVQRVDPHTVRSYAELHEWLTPGQLLASVPDSWALDWKAAHPDRFTH from the coding sequence GTGCTGAAGATACGTCTCGTCGTCCTGCTCACCCTGCTGACAGCGGGCGCCCTCGTCGCCGCCGTCCTCGTCTCGCCCTGGTACGCGTGCGCGGCGGGCCCGCTGCTCCTCGTCTCGGCGGTGGCCGTCCACGACCTCGTCCAGCGGCGGCACTCGGTGCTGCGGAACTATCCGGTCCTCGGACATCTCCGCTTCGCGCTGGAGGCGCTCCGCCCGGAACTCCAGCAGTACTTTATCGAGCGGAACTTCGACGGCCGGCCCTTCGACCGCGACACCCGCAGCATCGTCTACGAGCGTGCCAAGGGGACCGCGGCCGAGGAGCCGTTCGGCACCGAACTCGACCTCTACCGGACCGGCAGCGAGTACCTCACCCCGTCGATGGCCCCCTGCCCGGTGCCCGAGGACGTGCCCCGCGTCCGGATCGGCGGACCCGACTGCACCCAGCCGTACGACATGGCGCTCCTCAACGTCTCGGCGATGAGCTTCGGCTCCCTGTCGGCCAACGCGGTCCTCGCTCTCAACACCGGTGCCCGGCTCGGCGGTTTCGCCCACGACACCGGTGAGGGCGGCCTGTCCGCGTACCACCTGCGTCCCGGCGGAGACCTCGTCTGGGAGATCGGCACGGGCTACTTCGGCTGCCGCACGGACGACGGAGGCTTCGACGAGCGGAAGTTCGCCGAGAAGGCCGCGCACGAGCAGGTCAAGTGTGTGTCACTGAAGATCAGCCAGGGAGCCAAACCGGGCATCGGCGGTGTCCTGCCCGGCGCCAAGGTGAACGCCGAGATCGCCGAGGTCCGGGGAGTGCCGCGGGGACAGACGGTGACCTCGCCGCCCTTCCACCGCGTCTACAGCACCCCGCGTGAACTGGTGCGCTTCCTGGGCCGCATGCGGGAACTCGCCGGCGGAAAGCCGGTCGGATTCAAGCTGTGCGTCGGCTCGCGCCGGGAGTTCCTCGCCGTCTGCAAGGCCATGCTGGAGGAGGGTGTCACCCCCGACTTCATCATCGTCGACGGTGCCGAGGGCGGCACCGGCGCGGCGCCGCTGGAGTTCGCGGACAACGTCGGACTGCCGCTCGGCGAAGGTCTGATGACCGTCCACAACGCCCTCGTCGGCGTCGGACTGCGCGACCGCGTCAAGGTCGGCGCCAGCGGCAAGGTCGCCACCGGCAGCGACCTCGTGAAACGCCTGGCCCAGGGCGCCGACTACACCAACGCCGCCCGCGCCATGATGTTCGCGATCGGATGCATCCAGGCACAGCGCTGCCACACCAACACATGCCCGGTCGGCGTCGCCACCCAGGACGAACGCCGCGGACGGGCCGTCGACGTCGAGGACAAGTCCCGGCGCGTCCAGCGCTACCAGGAGGCGACGGTGAAGAGCGCCCTGCAGATCATGGCCGCGATGGGTGTCGACGAGCCGCACGGACTGCGCCCCCACATGCTGGTGCAGCGGGTCGATCCGCACACCGTCCGCTCCTACGCCGAACTCCATGAATGGCTCACACCCGGACAACTCCTCGCATCGGTCCCCGACAGCTGGGCACTCGACTGGAAAGCGGCCCACCCGGACCGCTTCACGCACTGA
- the chvE gene encoding multiple monosaccharide ABC transporter substrate-binding protein, giving the protein MRNRRTAFVAIAGAASISLALSACGGSREVSSDKGGVVGVAMPTKASERWITDGNNVVKDLRDKGYKTTLVYGDDKPDQQVSQIQNLITQGVDALIIAAIDNKSLGKVLKQAAAAGIPVISYDRLILGTADVDYYASFDNDQVGRIQARYIIDKLGLERGKGPFTVELFAGSKDDNNTKYFFNGSMELLEPYLKSRQLVVRSGQTGLDQVTTLRWDGATARKRMAGILAKSYASDTVDAILSPYDGISIGVLTALKSDGYGSGAKPLPIITGQDAELASVKSIIAGEQSQTVYKDLGQLALVAATMADEVLNGRQPNINDKATYDNGAKVVPAYLLQPTNVDSTNYRSVLVASGYYTAAELK; this is encoded by the coding sequence ATGCGCAACCGAAGAACCGCCTTCGTCGCCATCGCCGGGGCCGCCTCGATCTCCCTCGCCCTGTCCGCCTGCGGAGGGTCTCGTGAGGTCAGTTCCGACAAGGGGGGCGTGGTGGGCGTCGCCATGCCGACCAAGGCGTCCGAGCGCTGGATCACGGACGGCAACAACGTCGTCAAGGACCTGCGGGACAAGGGCTACAAGACGACGCTGGTCTACGGCGACGACAAGCCCGACCAGCAGGTCTCACAGATCCAGAACCTGATCACACAGGGCGTCGACGCGTTGATCATCGCGGCGATCGACAACAAATCCCTCGGCAAGGTGCTCAAGCAGGCCGCCGCCGCGGGCATTCCGGTGATCTCCTACGACCGCCTCATCCTCGGGACCGCGGACGTCGACTACTACGCCTCCTTCGACAACGACCAGGTCGGCCGGATCCAGGCCCGGTACATCATCGACAAGCTCGGACTCGAGCGCGGCAAAGGCCCGTTCACCGTCGAGCTGTTCGCCGGCTCGAAGGACGACAACAACACCAAGTACTTCTTCAACGGTTCGATGGAACTCCTCGAGCCGTATCTGAAGAGCAGGCAACTGGTCGTCCGGTCCGGCCAGACCGGCCTCGACCAGGTCACCACCCTGCGCTGGGACGGCGCGACCGCGCGCAAGCGCATGGCCGGGATCCTCGCCAAGTCGTACGCGAGCGACACGGTCGACGCGATCCTGTCGCCGTACGACGGGATCTCCATCGGTGTGCTGACCGCCCTCAAGTCGGACGGCTACGGTTCCGGCGCCAAGCCGCTGCCGATCATCACCGGCCAGGACGCGGAACTGGCCTCGGTGAAGTCGATCATCGCGGGCGAGCAGTCACAGACCGTCTACAAGGATCTGGGTCAACTCGCCCTGGTCGCCGCGACCATGGCCGACGAGGTGCTCAACGGCAGGCAGCCGAACATCAACGACAAGGCGACCTACGACAACGGTGCGAAGGTCGTCCCGGCCTACCTCCTCCAGCCGACGAACGTCGACAGCACCAACTACAGAAGCGTCCTCGTCGCGAGCGGCTACTACACGGCCGCGGAACTCAAGTAG
- a CDS encoding ArsR/SmtB family transcription factor, producing MSEARSGGGGEAVDGVLGALADPTRRQLLDLLAEMGTGTATTLAERLPVSRQAVVKHLVVLDTAGLVSGSRVGREVRYTLRPAALDAASRWMAALAADWDRRLANIKHVAETPDTGPPDSRGG from the coding sequence GTGAGCGAAGCGCGTTCGGGGGGCGGCGGCGAAGCCGTCGACGGCGTCCTCGGTGCGCTGGCCGACCCGACACGGCGCCAACTCCTCGACCTGCTGGCCGAGATGGGCACGGGCACGGCCACGACCCTTGCCGAACGGCTCCCCGTCTCCCGGCAGGCGGTGGTCAAGCACCTCGTCGTGCTGGACACCGCGGGGCTGGTGTCCGGCAGTCGGGTGGGCCGCGAGGTGCGGTACACGCTCCGGCCCGCCGCGCTGGACGCGGCGTCCCGGTGGATGGCGGCACTCGCGGCGGACTGGGACCGACGGCTGGCGAACATCAAGCACGTCGCGGAGACGCCGGACACGGGGCCGCCGGACTCCCGGGGCGGCTGA
- a CDS encoding SDR family NAD(P)-dependent oxidoreductase, which produces MTTTFITGANKGLGHETARRLVAVGHTVILGARDPERGAEAAAALGARFVRIDVTDDASVAEAAADVAANEGAIDVLINNAGVSGPHSDPADLTGADALRVFDVNVFGVVRVTAAFLPLLRRSPDPVIVNVSSGMGSFAATHDPSRVESSVILPLYTASKAAVTMLTTQYAKALKDIRVNAADPGYTATDLNAHSGPQTVTEGTDAIVRLATEGPGAGTGRFVDRSGPLDW; this is translated from the coding sequence ATGACCACCACGTTCATCACAGGAGCCAACAAGGGTCTCGGCCACGAGACCGCCCGCCGCCTCGTCGCCGTCGGCCACACCGTGATCTTGGGAGCCCGCGACCCGGAACGCGGCGCCGAGGCCGCAGCCGCGCTGGGGGCGCGGTTCGTCCGGATCGACGTCACGGACGACGCCTCCGTCGCCGAAGCGGCCGCCGACGTCGCCGCGAACGAGGGTGCGATCGACGTCCTGATCAACAACGCGGGCGTGTCCGGCCCGCACAGCGACCCCGCGGATCTGACCGGGGCGGACGCGCTCCGTGTCTTCGACGTCAACGTCTTCGGGGTGGTCCGGGTGACCGCGGCCTTCCTCCCGCTGCTGCGCCGCTCACCGGACCCCGTCATCGTCAACGTCAGCAGCGGAATGGGGTCGTTCGCCGCCACCCACGATCCGTCGCGGGTCGAGTCGTCGGTGATCCTCCCCCTCTACACCGCCTCGAAGGCAGCGGTCACGATGCTGACCACGCAGTACGCCAAGGCACTGAAGGACATCCGGGTCAACGCCGCCGACCCCGGTTACACCGCCACCGACCTCAACGCCCACAGCGGCCCCCAGACCGTTACGGAGGGCACCGACGCGATCGTCCGGCTGGCGACCGAGGGGCCCGGTGCGGGTACGGGACGGTTCGTCGACCGCTCCGGCCCGCTCGACTGGTGA
- a CDS encoding siderophore-interacting protein, with product MAKIHRLAPPQPRMFRAHVLRTERVSPSMHRVTVAGPELGDFPWQGYDHWFRLFLQLPHQRGLRLPEFTGTRWYQPYLAIPEAERPHCANYTVADFRREAAEMDIDFVVHRGPDGEVEGGAAIWACRARAGDSLAVLDQGILFDCPANASEVVIVADETGLPATAGILRSLPRDTVGRLIQEVPTAADRRTLDAPPGMSVTWVVPDGDGSVAGTAALRELRRLTAADPAGYAFVVGESTLAQEGRRHLVSLGLPKDRITFSGFWRHAASVAA from the coding sequence ATGGCGAAGATCCACCGGCTCGCGCCGCCGCAGCCCAGGATGTTCCGTGCCCACGTCCTGCGCACCGAACGGGTCTCCCCGTCCATGCACCGCGTGACGGTCGCCGGACCGGAGCTCGGGGACTTTCCCTGGCAGGGCTACGACCACTGGTTCCGTCTCTTCCTCCAGCTCCCGCATCAACGGGGCCTGCGGCTCCCGGAGTTCACCGGCACGCGCTGGTACCAGCCGTACCTGGCCATCCCCGAGGCCGAGCGGCCGCACTGTGCCAACTACACCGTGGCCGACTTCCGTCGGGAAGCGGCGGAGATGGACATCGACTTCGTCGTGCACCGCGGACCGGACGGTGAGGTCGAGGGCGGCGCGGCCATCTGGGCGTGCCGTGCCCGGGCCGGCGACTCCCTCGCCGTCCTCGACCAGGGCATCCTCTTCGACTGCCCGGCGAACGCGTCCGAGGTCGTGATCGTCGCTGACGAGACCGGCCTGCCCGCCACCGCCGGCATCCTGCGCTCACTGCCCCGTGACACCGTCGGCCGGCTCATCCAGGAGGTGCCCACCGCCGCCGACCGCCGCACCCTGGACGCTCCGCCCGGCATGAGCGTCACCTGGGTCGTGCCGGACGGCGACGGATCCGTCGCCGGTACCGCCGCACTCCGCGAACTCCGGCGGCTCACCGCCGCCGACCCGGCCGGGTACGCCTTCGTCGTCGGTGAGTCGACCCTGGCGCAGGAAGGACGCAGGCACCTCGTCAGCCTGGGCCTGCCCAAGGACCGCATCACCTTCTCCGGCTTCTGGCGGCACGCGGCATCCGTGGCGGCCTGA
- a CDS encoding LysR family transcriptional regulator: MDLDLRKLRYFAAVAEHRHFGRAAEELYIAQPVLSRQIRALEQELGCALFVRTTRSVQLTPAGEQLRQEAPGLLASVDSAVRRVHEIGRGVERLVVAFTAGLHVSEAVRAFSAGHPDVEIELLQVKWWEQTAPLRDGRADVGYLRRPFDDRGLHAVPVGTERKDACLPVTHPLARRSSLLMADLEGESILDARERRTSSVEEKFELVAAGHGIALVPRSVARSYSRSDLAHLPVTDAEPVDVCVVVAKDRRERHVREFVAIARQTLGEGASPRADGAPTP, from the coding sequence ATGGATCTCGACCTGCGCAAGCTCCGGTACTTCGCCGCGGTCGCCGAGCATCGGCACTTCGGGCGGGCCGCCGAGGAGCTCTACATCGCGCAGCCCGTACTCAGCCGGCAGATCCGCGCGCTGGAACAGGAGCTGGGCTGCGCCCTGTTCGTCCGGACGACCCGCAGCGTGCAGCTCACGCCGGCGGGCGAGCAGCTGCGCCAGGAGGCGCCGGGGCTGCTCGCGAGCGTGGACTCGGCGGTCCGGCGCGTCCACGAGATCGGCCGCGGGGTGGAGCGGCTCGTCGTCGCGTTCACCGCCGGACTGCACGTGTCCGAGGCCGTGCGGGCGTTCTCCGCCGGGCACCCCGACGTCGAGATCGAGTTGCTCCAGGTGAAGTGGTGGGAGCAGACCGCGCCGCTGCGCGACGGACGTGCCGACGTCGGGTATCTGCGCCGGCCGTTCGACGACCGGGGACTGCACGCCGTCCCCGTCGGCACCGAGCGGAAGGACGCCTGCCTGCCGGTGACCCATCCGCTGGCGCGTCGATCGTCGCTGCTCATGGCGGACCTGGAGGGCGAGTCGATCCTCGACGCGCGGGAGCGCCGTACGTCGTCGGTCGAGGAGAAGTTCGAGCTCGTCGCCGCCGGGCACGGCATCGCGCTGGTGCCCCGCAGTGTCGCGCGCTCCTATTCGCGGTCCGACCTCGCGCACCTCCCCGTGACGGACGCCGAGCCGGTCGACGTGTGCGTCGTGGTCGCCAAGGACCGGCGCGAGCGTCATGTCCGGGAGTTCGTGGCGATCGCGCGGCAGACGCTGGGCGAGGGGGCCTCGCCGCGGGCGGACGGGGCGCCCACCCCGTAG
- a CDS encoding NAD(P)H-binding protein — MIVITTPTGDIGSQALGTLLRDANGEDLRVVVRDPGKLSASVRERVDVVVGSHGDPAVVDHAFTGADAVLWIVPPDPRAKSLEAAFSGFTEAAARAFTDHGVGHVVGVSALGRGTPAADRAGLVTASLAMDDLVAGTGVAYRALANPSFMDNLLRQVDAIREKGVFTDTVDPGRTAPSAATRDIAAVAAGLLLDRSWTGVGSVPVLGPEDLSANDMARIMSEVLGRPVRYERQSLDELGSTLSGHGLGDAFVHGMVDMMRAKDEGLDAGVPRTPDTATPTTFTQWCEEVLKPAVLA, encoded by the coding sequence ATGATCGTCATCACGACGCCCACGGGCGACATCGGCAGTCAGGCCCTCGGCACCCTCCTCCGCGACGCGAACGGGGAGGATCTGCGGGTCGTCGTGCGCGACCCCGGCAAGCTCTCCGCATCCGTCCGCGAACGGGTCGACGTCGTCGTCGGCTCGCACGGTGACCCGGCCGTGGTCGACCACGCCTTCACCGGAGCGGACGCCGTCCTCTGGATCGTCCCGCCCGACCCGCGGGCCAAGAGTCTCGAAGCCGCCTTCTCCGGATTCACCGAAGCCGCCGCGCGGGCCTTCACCGACCACGGAGTCGGCCACGTCGTCGGGGTCTCGGCCCTCGGCCGAGGCACCCCCGCAGCGGACCGGGCCGGACTCGTCACCGCATCCCTGGCCATGGACGACCTCGTCGCCGGAACCGGCGTGGCCTACCGGGCCCTGGCGAACCCGTCGTTCATGGACAACCTGCTGCGCCAGGTCGACGCCATCAGGGAGAAGGGGGTGTTCACCGACACCGTCGATCCCGGCCGCACGGCGCCGTCGGCCGCCACCCGGGACATCGCCGCCGTCGCCGCGGGACTGCTCCTAGACCGCTCCTGGACCGGGGTCGGCAGCGTACCGGTCCTGGGCCCCGAGGACCTGTCGGCGAACGACATGGCCCGGATCATGTCCGAGGTGCTCGGGCGGCCGGTGCGCTACGAGCGCCAGTCGCTCGACGAACTCGGCAGCACCCTCTCCGGCCACGGCCTAGGCGACGCGTTCGTCCACGGCATGGTGGACATGATGCGCGCCAAGGACGAGGGACTCGACGCCGGCGTCCCCCGCACTCCGGACACCGCGACCCCCACCACGTTCACGCAGTGGTGCGAGGAGGTCCTCAAGCCGGCCGTCCTCGCCTGA
- a CDS encoding ANTAR domain-containing protein encodes MTSDTDTTEQTPRPAETSAAAVTRLEGENLQLKQAVRSHAVVDQAIGVVLAVGQLTPDEGWDAVRAISQNTNIKLRHVAELIVDWARTGELPSEIRGELERQLRLEAMPGDER; translated from the coding sequence TTGACGTCCGACACGGACACGACCGAGCAGACCCCGCGGCCCGCCGAAACCTCGGCGGCCGCGGTGACCCGCTTGGAGGGCGAGAACCTCCAGCTCAAGCAGGCGGTGCGCTCCCATGCCGTCGTCGACCAGGCCATCGGCGTCGTCCTCGCCGTCGGGCAACTGACCCCCGACGAGGGCTGGGACGCGGTGCGGGCGATCTCGCAGAACACCAACATCAAGCTGCGCCATGTCGCCGAGCTGATCGTCGACTGGGCCCGCACGGGCGAGCTGCCGTCCGAGATCCGGGGCGAGCTCGAGCGTCAGCTCCGGCTCGAGGCCATGCCGGGGGACGAAAGGTAA
- a CDS encoding helix-turn-helix transcriptional regulator, translating to MREVPESHTGWTFLTNHARVLGAIAEDSGTRIRDIAARCRLTERAVGKIIADLEEGGYLTHTRHGRSNEYRIEEGTSLRHPADSGPTVADLLALMAQDDNGHSGTPADAQEAHAHRDSAPITTPAPPAGD from the coding sequence ATGCGTGAAGTACCCGAGTCGCACACCGGATGGACGTTCCTGACCAATCACGCGCGCGTGCTGGGCGCCATCGCCGAAGACAGCGGCACCCGCATCCGTGACATCGCCGCGCGCTGCCGGCTCACGGAGCGGGCCGTCGGAAAGATCATCGCGGACCTGGAGGAGGGGGGCTATCTCACGCACACCCGGCACGGCCGCTCGAACGAGTACCGGATCGAGGAGGGGACCTCCCTCCGTCACCCGGCGGACTCCGGTCCGACCGTCGCCGACCTGCTCGCGCTGATGGCCCAGGACGACAACGGACACAGCGGTACCCCCGCGGACGCGCAGGAAGCCCACGCGCACCGCGACAGCGCACCGATCACGACACCGGCACCCCCCGCCGGCGACTGA
- a CDS encoding SRPBCC domain-containing protein, translated as MSEDRIERETLIEAPLERVWSLVAQPGFWVADKASLPGTVAEEGDSLVLKNSEHGDFPVRVEKVDAPTYLAYRWTSAFPGEELREDNSTLVEFTLTEEGDRTRLRVVESGFAALAGSEELRGQNLKDHTQGWPLELDALKERAEQPST; from the coding sequence ATGAGCGAGGACCGGATCGAACGCGAGACCCTGATCGAGGCCCCCCTGGAGCGGGTCTGGTCGCTGGTGGCCCAGCCCGGGTTCTGGGTGGCCGACAAGGCGAGCCTGCCGGGCACCGTGGCCGAGGAGGGCGACTCGCTCGTGCTCAAGAACTCCGAGCACGGCGACTTCCCGGTGCGGGTGGAGAAGGTGGATGCCCCGACCTACCTCGCGTACCGCTGGACGAGTGCGTTCCCCGGAGAGGAACTGCGCGAGGACAACAGCACGCTCGTCGAGTTCACGCTGACCGAGGAGGGCGACCGGACCCGGCTGCGGGTGGTCGAGAGCGGCTTCGCGGCGCTGGCCGGCTCCGAGGAACTCCGCGGCCAGAACCTGAAGGACCACACCCAGGGCTGGCCCCTGGAGCTCGACGCGCTCAAGGAGCGCGCCGAACAGCCCTCGACGTGA
- a CDS encoding alpha/beta hydrolase family protein, whose amino-acid sequence MTEPTASAGTGDSPRPVLSVSPVVLPAPGRAVDLQLRVSAPLTGTGLPVILLSHGQGPSNNLSSLNGYAPLADQWAAQGFVVIQPTHLSSRSLHLDPGLPGAPLHWRSRAEDMTHVLDRLDAIEDAVPMLRGRMDRTKVAVAGHSMGGHTASLLLGARLTDPHDGTVVNLAEPRVKAGVLLAAPGRGGDSLSTFAAENYSFFLTTDFSTMRTPALVVAGDKDSSAHLTVRGPEWHTDPYVLSPGRKSLLVLFDAEHGLGGISGYDVAETTDENPGRVTAVARLTAAYLRSELSPGDSAWQSAVDTLAAASDPVGRIESKEPRGSAGQ is encoded by the coding sequence ATGACTGAACCCACCGCCTCAGCCGGCACCGGCGACTCGCCCCGGCCCGTCCTCTCGGTCAGCCCGGTGGTGCTGCCCGCCCCCGGCCGCGCCGTGGACCTTCAGCTACGCGTCTCCGCACCGTTGACCGGCACCGGGCTGCCCGTCATCCTCCTGTCGCACGGCCAGGGCCCGTCGAACAACCTCTCCTCGCTGAACGGCTACGCGCCGCTCGCCGACCAGTGGGCGGCACAGGGCTTCGTGGTCATCCAGCCGACGCACCTGAGTTCCCGGTCGCTGCACCTCGACCCGGGTCTCCCCGGGGCACCGCTGCACTGGCGATCGCGGGCGGAGGACATGACACACGTCCTCGACCGGCTCGACGCGATCGAGGACGCCGTACCGATGCTCCGCGGCCGGATGGACCGGACCAAGGTCGCCGTGGCCGGGCACTCCATGGGCGGACACACGGCGAGCCTGCTGCTCGGCGCCCGCCTCACCGACCCGCACGACGGGACCGTGGTGAACCTCGCCGAGCCCCGCGTCAAGGCGGGCGTGCTGCTGGCCGCTCCCGGCCGCGGAGGTGACTCGCTCAGCACGTTCGCCGCCGAGAACTACTCGTTCTTCCTGACCACCGACTTCTCCACCATGCGGACGCCCGCACTCGTGGTCGCCGGCGACAAGGACAGTTCCGCCCACCTGACGGTCCGGGGCCCGGAATGGCACACGGACCCGTACGTCCTCTCCCCCGGACGCAAGTCCCTGCTCGTCTTGTTCGACGCGGAGCACGGCCTCGGCGGAATCTCCGGATACGACGTCGCCGAGACCACGGACGAGAACCCGGGGCGCGTCACCGCCGTCGCGCGTCTCACCGCGGCGTATCTCCGCAGCGAACTCAGCCCCGGGGACTCGGCATGGCAGTCGGCGGTCGACACCCTGGCGGCCGCGTCCGACCCGGTGGGACGGATCGAGTCCAAGGAGCCGCGGGGGAGCGCGGGCCAGTAG
- a CDS encoding helix-turn-helix transcriptional regulator, whose amino-acid sequence MEGMVTKDEVGLGTTIRAWRERLAPSAPASSTGRPRRAAGLRREELAERAGVSVDYVVRLEQGRATAPSAQVVASLARALELSPTERDHLHRMAGLAAPNDAPIPDDIPAGVRRVLNRLGEVAVAVFAADWQMIWWNRGWAALLGDPADSPAELRNFARERFPVGSDRVSIAWWPVSVDNQDASDLTIVSDLRRATARFPHDVRLAELIRVLVAGNPTFARLWASGTVAAHREEHKTIEHPGVGPVEVDCDVLTDGESELKIVILTAAPGSADEARFRRALGMTSDATAAPDGPVSARTTS is encoded by the coding sequence ATGGAGGGCATGGTGACGAAGGACGAGGTGGGCCTCGGCACGACGATCCGTGCCTGGCGGGAACGGCTGGCCCCGTCGGCCCCGGCCTCGTCGACGGGTCGGCCGCGCCGTGCCGCCGGTCTGCGCCGCGAGGAGCTCGCCGAGCGGGCGGGTGTCTCGGTCGACTACGTGGTGCGGCTCGAACAGGGGCGGGCGACGGCCCCGTCGGCGCAGGTGGTGGCTTCGCTGGCACGCGCCCTGGAGCTCAGTCCCACCGAGCGGGACCACCTCCACCGCATGGCGGGGCTGGCCGCTCCGAACGACGCCCCGATCCCCGACGACATCCCCGCGGGGGTGCGCCGGGTACTGAACCGCCTCGGCGAGGTCGCGGTGGCCGTCTTCGCCGCGGACTGGCAGATGATCTGGTGGAACCGGGGCTGGGCCGCCCTGCTCGGCGATCCGGCGGACTCCCCCGCCGAACTGCGCAACTTCGCCCGTGAGCGTTTCCCCGTCGGCTCCGACCGCGTGAGCATCGCCTGGTGGCCGGTGTCCGTGGACAACCAGGACGCCTCGGACCTCACCATCGTGTCCGACCTGCGCCGCGCCACCGCCCGCTTCCCTCACGACGTACGTCTGGCGGAGCTCATCCGGGTCCTCGTGGCCGGGAATCCGACCTTCGCGCGCCTGTGGGCGAGCGGCACGGTGGCCGCGCACCGCGAGGAGCACAAGACCATCGAACATCCCGGAGTCGGACCGGTGGAGGTGGACTGCGACGTGCTGACCGACGGCGAGTCCGAACTCAAGATCGTCATCCTGACCGCCGCGCCGGGCAGCGCGGACGAGGCGCGCTTCAGGCGCGCTCTCGGCATGACGTCGGACGCCACGGCGGCGCCCGACGGACCGGTGTCGGCTCGTACGACGTCCTGA